The DNA segment CGGGCTTCAACCGTCTTGCGTCAGCGTGCCCATAGAGATCGGCCGTCAGCGCGATCAGTGCGTGTCCGATCATCTTTCCCACCGCGTGGAGGTCCCCCGTTTCGGCCAAGGCCAGATTCGCAGCGGGGTGGCGGAGCTTGTGAGGCGAAACCTCGGGGAGCCCGCCTTCCGGCAGAGTGCCTTCAGGCGTTGCGCAACGTACTTCGGGTCGAGCCGACGACCGTAGGCGTTCAGAAACGCGATCCCTTCGGGGTCCTTGATTCCATCGAACATCTGACGGGACTCCATGTCCGTAGCGCCGCAACGAGGTCAGAGCCGATGGGTAGTATGCGGTCTTGGTTGGTCTTGGTGCCCACGCGTCGAACGAGCTTGCTCCCGTCTCGCTGAAGCTGGCCCGTGAAGTGGACCTGTCTCGCCGGCAAATCGAGATCAACCCAACGGACTCCGGTAGCTTCTCCAATGCGAGTGCCGGTCGTAAGCATGAACCAAAGGAGTTCCGAGATCTCTGATGCCCGGTAGACGCCACACGGGTTTGGCCTAGAATGGGGTCATCCTTGCGACGCTTGGAATCGTGGGGACAAGAAGATGCGACAGTCCCTTTCCCGTGATCGAAGAACGGCCACAAATGCCCTCGGGATGCTCCTCGGCTGCCTGGTCGTGCTTGCCGGCGGATGCGGGCCCTCGCATGCCGAACTTGATGCAGCGCTTGTGAAGGCCGTGGGAGAGGGGGACCTCGCGAAGACCCGTGAACTGCTTTCCCAAGGCGCAAACCCCAACGCGCGGGACCCCAACCCGGCACGCGGCTTCTCGGTCTTGATCTCGAGCCTGGAGCACCTCGACATCCTCGACGTCCTGCTGGCCCACGGGGCCGACCCCAACCTGAAGGACGCAAACGGCCTAAGCCCGCTCTCCTACGCCGTGGGTCTCGCATCGGAGACGGGCCCCGAGCCGTTCAAGCGGCTTGTCGCGGCTGGCGCACGGTTGGATGAACGGGGTCAGAGCGGGGAGACGATCCTCCATTACGCCGCCAACGGCGGAGATCTCGAAATCGTGAAGTTCCTCGTGAATCAGGGCTTGGACGTAAACGCAAAGGACAACCGGGGAATGACCCCGCTGATGCACAGCGTCTTCTCTTCCGGTCTCCCGAAAGACAAGGCTCCGATTGAAATCGTCCGGCTGCTGATCGACCTCGGTGCAGACCTCGACGCAAAGGACGCGAAGGGCCAGACCGCCTACGATTGGGCAGCGACGGGACTCTTCAAAGGGAGGTCGGGGGAGGGCGAACTCCTGAGCCTTCTCCGCCCATCCGCGGGCGGCTAGGCATTCGATGCGCGTCGATCCTCTGTTGAGGGGCATGGGCGGGGTCAGAGGAACCCCACCCATGCAGATGCCGTCGATCCTAAGTCCCTACAGGGATAGACTCAGGAGCTCTTGCCCTTCCGTCGACGACGGGCCGCCGAGACCAGGGCCAACGCAGCGAGACCCATCGTTGCCGGCTCGGGAACGGGACTCGCAGTCACCACGAGTTCCGGGTTGTTGCCAGATGTGTTCTCCTTGGATCGGAAGTAGGGCCAAGGCGAGGTGTTGGGATCGCGAATGATCGCCATGCCGTAATTGGTGGCGCCACCATCGACCCAAGACTGGACGAGCGACGTCACGTCCCACTCCTTCCAACCGGTCGCACTCGAGCTTGTCGTCAGACTCGCGGAAGGCGTGGCGGCGAGGCTTGGGCGAGTCGCGTAGGTCAGCGTTCCTTCGGCCCAGGGATCAAGAACTTGAAACACGTTGTAAGTGATCCCAGATACACCGTTGAAGTCCTGAAAGAGCCGCAGAGTTGCGCCAGTTACCGTGCCGCTTGCAAAGCTGGAGACATCGAACTGGATGTGCGCGATCACGTCGGTCGCGCCATCCCAGTTCTCAGCGATCCAAGGCCGACCGCCGAAATTGTCATCGCTATAATCGTTGCCTGAGGCGCCGCCCGCAATGGCGTCAGCGTCCCCGATCGCACCGAGCGTCACCTGCGCAAAAGCGCTTCCGACCATGAACGCCGACAGCGCACCCACCAGAGCCAAACGGACAAAAAATTGCTTCATATTGATTTCTCCCTTAATTGCCAAAAAACCTATCCATGAGTGTAACAAACTCTCCACAGAACCGACTTCTGCAGAGCACACAACGTGGCAAAACTGGCAATACTGCCGGTCCGACGATCCCGAGGCTCGATGCCACTTCCTCGCCCCTTCCTACACTCTTGAAAGTCCGGCCGAGGCCAACGCCTGGTCCAAGTCGACCCCCATCGCCTGCACCCGCCGGCCCACCGACGGGTGTGTGAGCGTAAAAGCCATCAGAGGAGACCACTCGAGGGGCTGGTTCAGGAACGCGTGCAGCTTGAGCAGACCGGTCGCGAGCGATTCGGCGGAAACCCTCTCGGCGGCAAACCGGTCCGACTTGAACTCCCGGGCACGAGACCCGATCGAGTACAGGATGCGGGCGGCCCAGGCCGCGATCGGAAGGCCGGACCACAGGACAATCGGGAACCAGAAGATCCCCGACGCGTCACGATAAGCCTCGGCTGGATGGCCCACAAGCACCACCAGCAGGACGAGGACCGCGATCGAAAGCACGAAGTACACCCCCGTCGTCTTCTTCGCGTCCTTGTCGATGCGATGTGAGAACTCGTGGGCGAGCACCGCCTTCACCTCTTCGGGTTCCAGCAGCTCGAGCAGAGCCGTTGTCGTGATCACGTCTCCAGTCGGCGCGGCGATGGCATTGGCCACCAGCGATCGGAGCACGTAGGTCCGCCCCACCTCGACGCCGCTCGCATCGGCCGCACTGCGTACGACCTCGTGCCAGGACGAATCCTCCGGCAGTCGCACCCGGGTCGAGCGCGCCCACACGATCACAAGGCGTCTCGCCAACAGGAGCGCGATCTGGGCGATGAGCAACACGATCGCCAAGCGGAGAAGGAATTCGATCGACCTCGGCAAAAGGGGCGCCGTGAGTCCCACGATCGCCCCTACAAGCACCAGGACACCCACGCCCACCAGCCGGCTGCCGAACGACGGCACACAATGCACAAACCGAGGGTAACGCTTGCCGAACGCTCGCTCCCAACGAAACTGGATGAACAGATTGCCGGCGAGGTAGAGGAGCATCGGGACCGCGGGCAGCAAACCGGCCACCGCAAAGGCCAACCTCCCATCTGTCCACAACATCCACGGCTTCCAACGGTAAGCCATGCCGAACAGGCCGACGACGAACAGTATCGAGAGCCCCACCCAACAGCCCACGATCTGCCGGGCGATTCGAGAGTGCAGCTCCGCGAGCGATGCGAAGCTCGGCCACGCATACTCCTCAGCACTCGAGGAACGTGGGCGACGCGCGTAAACCGACAGACTGGTCTGCCAAAGCAAGACGAATCCCAGAGCAAAGTACGCGAGTTCCACTTAGTTCAACTCAGGGAGACCGCCTTGGAAGCTCAGGTCGGGATTGCCCACGAGTATGCCAGCCAACCGCAACTCCTCCACGGCCTCAGAAGCCCAGTGGTCGTTGGGTACATCGACGAACGGTCCGTTTGCTTGCGCGGTGAGCACAAGATAACGCCGAACGTATTCGCTCTGAGAGGTCAAGAGGGCGTCCACATTGATCTCCATGGCCTCGAGTTCGTAACGCCGCATGACGGTCAATCTGCGAAGATCGGCGAAGAGATAGCGCCAACCACTGCTGGCCTGTATCATCTTGACGACCCCATCTCGATCAGGACCGGGATTGGCGTCGCGCAACAACTTCTCTCGCTCAGACACCACCTCCCGCAAATGGCGGGTGGTCGCGTGGGCGGCGACCGCCAGCTCGAACTTCGACCAAGCGCCGTTGTGGAAGTGTACGGGATACCCGGCAACCAGGTCCTCCGACCTCATGCGACCTAATGCAAACACCTCCCAGTTGGTCGCCACGTCTTGCGCGGCGGACGCCACCGAAAGGGCAAGGATCGCTGGAAGAAAAGTGAACATTCTGATGACAGGATACGTTACTTGCCTAACACCCGAACAGAGGGCAGCGGCACGCCCGAGAGGTTGCGGCCCCACGAAGACGACTTGAGTCGTACACTGGGAGCATGCGTTGGGATCGATCACCGAACGCGCGCATCGACTCTTGGTGCTCCACATCGCCGAATCTGACGTTCGCGAGGCATCTCGTCGTTGCGGTCCTTCTTGCACCAGCTCTCGTGACCTCCTCTTTCGGACAGCAGCAAGAGCTCCTTGACGCCCGTACTGTTATTCGACGAATCTCGGAGAACGATCCCGAGGCCAAGATCGAGCGCGCGGAGAAGGCGCTCGCCGAGCACGCACGATCTCTCGCAGATCGCCGCAACACCGCGTCCTCGGCCTTGGCGACCGAGTGGTTGGCACTGGTCGACGAGGCGATCGCGCTTCCGCATCGCAGTTTCAACGGTGCTATGGCAGGTATGCCGCCGCAACCCGTCGGGACCCTGCTCAATGTTCTCATCACTCTTCCCACTCCCCAGGTCTGGCTCGACATTCGCGCCCTCGTGGCCAAGAGGCCGCCCTCGTTGGATCGGACCGCGCTGCTCATGTTGTGCGCGCGGCTTGTGGGCGACGACGAAGAGGTGCTGAAGCTCTGCGACGAGTACGACCGCCTCCTCGGCCCCGAGAAGCGCGAAGTCTTTCCCCCTCTTGGGACGACGAGGATCCGGATGGCCGCCGCGCGCCGGCTCGGAAGGTTTGGCGATCCACGGCTGATCGAGAGAATGCTCGGAGACTTTGACGCTGTTCAAGAGCTGCCAAACCTTGCGGACCTGTTGCCTCCGGGCCAGCTCCAGCAGGTGATGCTTCATGCGGTTCAGCAAGCCAAGCACTGGGTACCCTTCCGCAATCGACAGAATCGGAGAGTTGCCAGACAGACCGTCCTGGACCATTTGGAAGACCTTCCCCGGGCGATCTTCGACTTGGCCGACGATTGGAGCGATTCATCCTATGTGCGCCAGCTCATCGACCACTACGGATACGCAAGCCTCCTCGACCCACGGAATCTAGGATCCTCCGCCCAGAAGATCTACTTTCGGGATCTCGCCCTGACCGGCAAGCTGGAGGAAGCCGCCCGATTGATTCAGGATTGCAACGAGGCGCCCCGGATCGATCCGGAGGATTGGGGAGCAGCGAAGGACCTCGATGCGTTCGTCGCCAAGTTGCAGGAGCGGGTTCCGTCGAAGGATCTGTGGGACCTGTACGAGAGTGCGGCCGTCGCTTCCGGCCACACCGACAAGGCGGCAACGCGGCTTCGTTCCGTAGTCGCCGATCCAGGGGTCGCTCCGAAGCTGAGGCTTCGGCTGCTCCAGTCTCTCTATGGCTTGGACGCGAGACAGGGCGACCTTCCGGCGCTTGCCCGCGACAGGGAGATGCTTGGTAGCCTCGACCGAACGCGTTCCGACTACGACCCGGACTCCATGATCCTCGGAATCGGACTCGCTGCCCGTGACGAGGGACTCATCGAAGACGGGATCCAGCATGACTTGGCGGCAACAGGGAACCCCATTTGGCCAGGTGGATCGCTCTTCCGGGCGCTCTCCCAGCAAGGGAAGTGGGTGCTGTTGGAACAGCTCGAGTTGAACTCGCTGCTGAAACGAGAGGGGAATGACTGGTACCACGCGAAGGGACTCTGCACGATCTACTATCTTGCCAAGCGCCCCATCGACGTCCTCGCGCTTCTTCGGAATTACCCGGACTGGCCTGGGAAGGATCTCTCGGAACTCGACAACGGATCCAGCAGAGACTACAGCGACGCCGAGAGCGAAGTTAGCCAGCCCCTGGGGTTCTACGCGGCTTGGGCGCTCAGCGAAACCGGACAGCCGGTGGTGGCCCTCTCCATCCTCCGCAACTTGCTGCTGCGCGACAGCCAGCTCTACCATTGTTACGCGCTTCTCAACAAAATCGGCGGCGATTCCCTGCTTGGAATCTACAACGACGTCATTCAGGCCGATCCCTGCGCCGCGATGCCCTTGCTGTGGAAGGGTGATCTTCTGTTTGGCCTTGGCAACACCGACGAGGCCGAGGCGTGTTTGCGAAAGGCTGTGGCGATCGACCCCGTCGCCACAAGCTCCTACAGAACGAAGCTCTACGAACTCCTCGGCCAGATCCGAAGGAAGAAGGGCGATCCGGTCGGGGCTGAAGAGGGCGAGCATCGAGCGACCGCCCTCGGTTTGGCGGCTCGGGCTGCGGAACTCGAAGCGGTCAAACTGCTCCCCCAAGCTCGTCAAGCGCTTGAGCAAGCGGTGGAACTCTGGCCAGAGGATGCCATCCTCCAAGCCCGGTTGGCCGAGGTCTTCGTCGCCCAATGTCTGCCGGAACGCGCCATGGAGCACTACAGGATGGCGCTGGAAAACGTGTCCGAGTGTCTTGGCAACGGTCCAGAAGCTCCTTCAGAAGTGGGAGTCCTATTCAGGAACGCGAGGGTGCGCGAGATGGCAAAGGTGATCCTTTCCAGACGCCTCCTTGAGAGTCCCGAAAGCGCCTCTGTCCACTACGCCCTGGGTCTGCTCGACATGAATCTGGGCGACACGAAGGAGGCGGTCTCCGACATGAGAAAGGTGACCGATCTGGACCCAACGCATGTCGGCGCATGGGCGTCGCTGGCATCGTTGGCGAGCAAGGGGCTCCCGAGCCCCACCGAGGCGCAACAGGCCGTCTTCAAGTTGATCGAGCTGAATGCAATTTCGAACCGCGCATGGGATAGGTGGGTTGATCTCGAC comes from the Fimbriimonadaceae bacterium genome and includes:
- a CDS encoding ankyrin repeat domain-containing protein, translated to MLLGCLVVLAGGCGPSHAELDAALVKAVGEGDLAKTRELLSQGANPNARDPNPARGFSVLISSLEHLDILDVLLAHGADPNLKDANGLSPLSYAVGLASETGPEPFKRLVAAGARLDERGQSGETILHYAANGGDLEIVKFLVNQGLDVNAKDNRGMTPLMHSVFSSGLPKDKAPIEIVRLLIDLGADLDAKDAKGQTAYDWAATGLFKGRSGEGELLSLLRPSAGG
- a CDS encoding DNRLRE domain-containing protein, whose protein sequence is MESLLHSWIGFLAIKGEINMKQFFVRLALVGALSAFMVGSAFAQVTLGAIGDADAIAGGASGNDYSDDNFGGRPWIAENWDGATDVIAHIQFDVSSFASGTVTGATLRLFQDFNGVSGITYNVFQVLDPWAEGTLTYATRPSLAATPSASLTTSSSATGWKEWDVTSLVQSWVDGGATNYGMAIIRDPNTSPWPYFRSKENTSGNNPELVVTASPVPEPATMGLAALALVSAARRRRKGKSS
- a CDS encoding M48 family metalloprotease, coding for MELAYFALGFVLLWQTSLSVYARRPRSSSAEEYAWPSFASLAELHSRIARQIVGCWVGLSILFVVGLFGMAYRWKPWMLWTDGRLAFAVAGLLPAVPMLLYLAGNLFIQFRWERAFGKRYPRFVHCVPSFGSRLVGVGVLVLVGAIVGLTAPLLPRSIEFLLRLAIVLLIAQIALLLARRLVIVWARSTRVRLPEDSSWHEVVRSAADASGVEVGRTYVLRSLVANAIAAPTGDVITTTALLELLEPEEVKAVLAHEFSHRIDKDAKKTTGVYFVLSIAVLVLLVVLVGHPAEAYRDASGIFWFPIVLWSGLPIAAWAARILYSIGSRAREFKSDRFAAERVSAESLATGLLKLHAFLNQPLEWSPLMAFTLTHPSVGRRVQAMGVDLDQALASAGLSRV